The genomic interval tctatgtttaataaatccctcctaaaaCGTCCTAGGTTACGATTGTCAGCATTGCATCCACGCCTCTTTTTGCCTCCAACTAATCCCCGCCCACCCGGAGacgttgcaatgtttacaaacttttaaggagtcTTTACTTGTAGATGGCGCTTTATGCATGTGAGGTTAGCTGAGGCTGACAGCAACATCAGTTAACTGATAAATATGTCAGACAGTCTAGCTGCTGTTAGCTGCTAAACTATAATTACTAAAACTATaactgaaatgaaataaaataaaaactaaatagaaatgtgtttgcaaaataaaaactaaactaaaactaacaaaaccatTCACTAAAACTAAACctaaatttaaagcaaaattgaaaacgatactaaaataaaaactaatttaaaaaaccaaaactataataactttGAGTCTAGTACAGTGCTGGAGGAATTTTGGTCCACTCACctttgcagaattgttgtaattcGGCCACATTGAAGGGTTTTCGAGCCTTTttaaggtcatgccacagcatctcaattgGATTGAGCAGGACTTTGCCTTGGCCACTCCAAAGTCTCCATTtagtttttcttcagccattcagatgTGGACTTGcgggtgtgttttggatcattgtcctgctgcagaacCCAAGTGTGCTTCAGCTTGAGGTCAAGAATAATTCACAGAAACAAtttcacacagggccatgtgggtttggattttgttttcccttcgtaattaaaaccttcatttaaaaactggaTGTTGTGTTATCTTTCATTAATATTTCAATTTGTTTGATGATATGAAACATTGGGGTGTGACAAACGTGCAAAAAAGATACAAATCAGGAAGggggccaacactttttcacaaCACTGCAAACAAAGAGAAGAAAATCacgaaaacatttaaaaaatctattgCAAAAGTAAGTTATATGTATTCAATTACACAACAGCATACATATAATCAAGTATTCGGGTCAGTTTAAGGATCATGTAGCCTAATTAACCACACATGCAGCTCGTTTCCAggtgttttatattataaacCTAACACATCCACCGCAAATTTATCTTCTTCTGAATGCATGACTTTTATCGCGGAGGAGgcattcaaatatatttttacagacatCCTCATGAGAAAAATTTACCGTCTGAATAGGGCCTAGATGGTTCAACAGGTATAAATTCTAGGTATgatgtaaaacacattttatgtCCAGGCTATTCTTACGACCAAGTGTACGCCCAGCTGGTGCAACAACTGTCCCATGGGCTGAAAGCAACGAGAAAAGTTGTTTCATCCCAAACGTGAAAACCATCAACAATCATTCACTCCTACCAATGTTGTTTACAAACGTTATGATGTAAAATGGCCATAGAAGCTGACACGAGGCCATAGAACAAACCTATGATGTTTTGCTCCTTATGTGAACATTTATGATAGAATGTTGAACGCatcctcatttgtaagtcattTTGGTGAGAGTCTTTATAAGTTTCTCCACAGACAATAGACAGAATGTGGAGTCAAATTTACAATAAGCCTTGTGCTTTACGATTAGTCCATGTATATCACAAGCTATTTCAAGCAGCTCACCGGTGGTGGTTTTTCCTACAGGCAGCGGTTTAGAGAGTAAGAATGGCACTGCCACCCCATACCTGCAGATCACAgacagcatcagcaccagccgAGCTCTCAAACAGAGGctgaagaagaagaggaggggAGAGTCACGCCAGTGCCAGACCGGTATGACAaatcagtgtttgtttgttttcaaaATGTCTTTCCATTTCAGCTGTTGTTGCTTAGGACAGAAATCATGTTAATCAATAACTATTCTGGTGGGTAAAGCACGCCACAACAATTGAATGCTCGTTAGGTCATTAAAACACATTCAGTCCCCATCCCCGTCTTTTTTCCATTTAAACATTTAGTTTCTTTGCAAAAGTTGACTTCTCAGCACATTCCTTTTCTTTGTGTTCTAGCTGTAATCATCGGTCCCGATGGACAGCCGCTCACCGTCTACCCCTGCCACATCTGCGGCAAGAAGTTCAAGACGCGAGGCTTCCTCAAACGGCACATGAAGAACCACCCGGACCACGTTTTCAAGAAGAAGTACCAGTGCACCGACTGCGACTTCACCACCAACAAGAAGGTGAGTTTCCACAACCATCTGGAAAGCCACAAGCTCATCATCAAGAACGAAAAGATCCCCGAGTACACGGAGTACACGCGCCGCTATCACGAGGCGAGCCCTCTCGGCTCCAACAAACTCATCCTGCGCGACAAGGAGCCCAAGCTGCACAAGTGTAAGTATTGCGAGTACGAGACGGCCGAACAGGGACTCCTGAACCGCCATCTGCTGGCCGTGCACAGCAAGAACTTTGCGCACGTTTGCGTGGAGTGCGCCAAGGGCTTCCGCCACCCGTCGGAGCTCAAGAAGCACATGAGGACCCACACGGGCGAGAAGCCCTTCCGTTGCCAGCACTGCGACTTCCGTTGTGCCGATCAGTCCAACTTAAAGACTCACATAAAGAGCAAACATGGCACAGACCTTCCCTTTAAGTGTGGACAGTGCCCGCAGGCCTTCGCCGATGACAGGGAGCTCCAGAGGCACACGGAGATCTTTCAGGGACACAAGACTCACCAGTGTCCGCACTGCGACCACAAAAGCACCAATTCCAGCGACTTGAAGCGTCACATCATTTCGGTGCACACCAAAGACTTCCCGCACAAGTGCGATGTGTGTGAGAAGGGTTTCCACAGACCCTCAGAACTGAAAAAGCACGCCGAGACTCACAAGGGAAACAAAGTACATCAGTGCCGACACTGCGATTTTAAGATATCCGACCCCTTCACGCTCAGCCGGCACATCCTCTCCGTTCACACCAAGGACTTGCCGTTCAAATGCAAGCGGTGCAAGCGTGGTTTCAGGCAACAGAACGAACTGAAAAAGCACATGAAGACGCACAGCGGTCGCAAGGTCTACCAATGCCAATATTGCGAGTACAACACTACGGACGCTTCGGGTTTCAAGCGGCACGTCATATCGATTCACACTAAGGATTATCCTCACAGGTGTGACTACTGCAAAAAGGGGTTCAGGCGACCGTCGGAAAAGAACCAACATATTATGCGACATCACAAGGAAACcctaatgtaatgttcagtcaATACTCTACAGTTACACATGACATACAGTATACAGATTTAACAACCTGTATTCTTATTTAATCTGATTCAAAAACAGTTTGGTCCCGGTCAAAAGTCTCACACTTTTACGCAAAGCAAATCGCTCATTCAGGGtcttaaatgtttatatttttatatccaCATACCGCTTAAATGCTGCAAGCGAACCATGATCAATATATGAAAAAATGACTTCATCTCTAAATGATCATTTTGTCTATACACTCACCCTCACGATGACTCCAGGCTGCTCCCTTCATGCAGTGAAAGCATACTGGGACCGTAAGCTGTCGAGCACCAAAATGAgcaaaatttaattcatttgaatgATAATTCCAGATATTCTTAAGTTGTGCTTTGTGTAAGGACAAGGAAATCTTATTTGCATTCGTATATTACGCATCTTTATCAGTGATGTCATTGGGTCTAATCACATTGTGGTAAGTTTGTGAATGTAAAAGTGTTCATAGTTTTTAACCCCTCGAAGCTCAACAGCTCCTGGTCACTTTATACTTCCATTGCAAATCAAAGAGCATTATTAAgattttattttagtattttaaGATGAAGGAGAGCAAATAATGACAGCATTCTCATTCAATGTCTTTTACCATCTAGTATATCCAGGTTTtactttttaccattttaaagcCAGCTATGATGTTAATCTGAGCAACTATTTGAAATGGTATGATTCAAAGTTTTTATCGCCTCGCACATCATTCGCTCTCTTTGTAGTCCTGGTGTGTCTTGAGCGCTCGGTCTAGTTTATCAGATGAACATTGTATGTTTGATGTGAAGACCACTACAGATTCGATGTTTATGTAGTCAACTCGTGGCAAACATGCACATACGGCCAATTATTTTGAATCTCTTATTTTCGGAGTCATGCCTTACATGTAATGTATTTCCTTGCACTGAATACAGTAAATAGAAATCATTTGTGTATATTTTTAACAAGTTTCAATAATGCTATGATAGAAGATGTATACATTAACAAATGCAAATCACAGCAAGAGCACCTTTTGATTTTATAATGTCACTTCtaccttatttatttattactggGTGGGCGTACATAGGCACACAATGTCCTAAACCAAAAGCCATCCGTCGTTCTGCCAGTATTTCCATGTAAAAGACCTCATCGATTGAAAGAGGCAAGCCTTGATTTCTAGCTGTTAAATGTTAACACAATTGTAGTGAACAGCAGTGTGCAGAAAACAAACTATTTTAATGTGAGGAGGAGAGCGACTGCACTTTCTGTTAAACATGCGCTTTTATTGTCTGCCATTCCAATGAAATCATCACTCCAATGTTGTCATGTAAAAACAGATGCCTCTCATTAAAAAGACTGGTTTGTGTTTTACGACATTGTGGTCGAGCGGTAAGGGAATGACTTACAGGAACGTTATGTTTTTGAAATAATCCTGTTTTCCAAAATGACGAAATGCTACTGTTTGGTTTTCTGGATGAACAGAATTATTTCAGCATATAAACAATCTTGCTTCTGTAATTTAGGTCtgtttattcacaaatacattGGGTGTATTAAATAagagacaataaaagaaaacgTCATGAAATACCATCAAAGAAATCATATATAGGCACCTTATTCATGGACATCATTACATGTTGTTTTCAGACTTTGGGCCTCGTTGATGAAACGACCAAagtgtatttgtgtgtatttgttatTCAAACTGGATGCAGCAGCTTTGGTAAGGATGATTTAATGAATGAGTTACACACAATTACACAGCTCGTGTATCATGAATTAGGTCCATTGTTTTTGTGGCCCTTTGAATTACCCCAAGCATTGTTGGAAACCCGTCTGTATAAGCAGTTGTTTGGCGGACACCTGCACCCAAATGTGTGCGAGCGGTCTAGATGATGCTGTGTTTGTTACAGACTATCATTCTTGTGAATGAAAATTTCATGTCATTTGTTTATGATGATGGTGACAGATGGTGAGgaggattaaaataaatatgtccttcaaaaaatgtttttgctttCAGAAATTGTTTCGCACTCAGGTATTTCCGTGACATTTTTTTCAACTAGCACTTTTTCAGATGTAAAAATTAACGGATGCTAAATAAAGTGAAGCTCATTTTAATCTGCTCATTATAAATGttgtattatgttattaaaGTGATTGGTTTTATGTGGTTTTGCCGCTTTTAATAATGAATACATGAATAATTTAATGTGCTGCTGGTTGTTTTTTTCCTGTTCTTGATCCTGTGCATTGATTTTTGCTTCATTCATTATGGGGTATTtagcaaaaatgcaattattattgaagtttatttaattaaatttgtaaggagcatggtcatgtaatcCCACCAGTCAGCACATAGAGGTCTCTATTagcagcatccctcctccaccccatcatTCACTCTCTGCTGGTATATCTACCCAGTTAAGGAGGCGGGGGGGACTCTGGGTTTGGGTTAAAGTTCTGAGCGCACACAGCAAGCCACATatacttttatttcatatttgatTAAATGTTCATGCAAACTCATGAAAATGTCTCTGTTCAAGATAGAAGACATTAATATCACCATTCTGCTGCTCTTTTGCATTAACATAATGGCataaaaaaagaagaagaaatccACACTGCATTTTGCTAAATTTATCGCACTGTATATTATGCATGCTAAAATTTCAACACATTAAACCTTTGAGGTTTGGTAATACATTTCCATTTTAATACTGCAActtgttaaatattaaaatacttGAATTAATATTGTAGGAAATGGTTAAGTTGACCATATGTCACCCTGCCTGAGAAATCCAGGCTagtctcaaaatcaaattcaGAGATAATGAGCATCCGAGATAGTTTTATTTCAGccattaatttcactatgatttcaatctttaatatcgactgagtaaggtcatgtcaaagattatatCTTCACAGAATgtttatgtaggatgattttatgtagaaaacagtaggggtgagcggggcacaaactaacgcggggttaattaattgtaacacggctttacatatttatacagggccgagcaatctgtgcttttggtctttttctcttactgtcagaagatctccTATGAATTTGTgaaacatttttgtgttttggttaagatattgttttggaggcatggcagtaaatttcttcatcttaagtttttttttcaatttcttGGGTGTGTAAAGCCCGAAAtgcactgcaggatttttgcccgcctataagatcattaacttatcacactgtgcgacatgtattgtttaaacttgggtacgacAGGCATGtcgactgtacgatgatgacatggacgcttcggcggctgcgtcacatGTTAGCGTCACCAGCATgtgctcgtggtaaacaaataccagcacgcaggtcgtagcagcaaacacactgtgcgatgatcatgccgaatttctgacactgtcagaaaactatcataggctatctttggacacAAGACCAGGAAACtaccgtctttgaacctctctcataGATAGCCACTGGACGCTGTAACGGAACAGAACCACAAAACGATAGAGCCGGACTCGTTCCTGAGTCCAAACGCACATCGGGTCGAAGCCCTTTCTGGTCTGTTTTTAGGGGTTGATGCGGATATGTGCCTGCGTCGATCCAGCACCGCCTGATCATCAGTATCGGCTCAGATTCATATTGCagatctggggcctcatttataaaagtgcgaCGTAGGAACTGTCATACATTTCATctaagaccatttctgaaatCATCGTAAGTGTGATTCAGAGAAAAGGAGCTTACGCACAAAAAACCGTGCGTACgcctcttttccagatgtgcggtttataaatcacaaatgatcttaaaattgtgcgcagctgaatgcTTTTAGAACTCCGCCTTGTAAACGcccctaatttaattcattagcatataaatattacattttcaaaggccaaattctgctacaatggcgagtggtaagaaaacatatttgttgtcgtttgcttaagtttttaatatttctaaattctaacatggaaactttattgacatcactcAAGTTAAGACGATTATTAGTGGATCTTTCAATTCAcgggtttcatttaaatatagttttacacgtaggctaaacgtaatatttgtgtctttaaagttttgtttcagtttgccatgCATCCTGCGCGGCGGtgttaaaataagatattttcgaCTTTAACATTCAAAGATCGCATCTTAAACTGTCGGAATATATTCCATATGGATTCATTtggatttacagatgtttaacattaaaatcgatgcatgggaataatttatataaatttttgAAATACCCATCACTCTTAAATGTCGCATGTCCCTTATTGTAGGATACATCGAGGCTTCACAATTTAGTTCCTTTCACGTcgttttaatcattaaattcgATCGGTTTTACTTCcattcaataaagcacatgttctgtaacatttacgtgtgcgttaaacaccgcgaaacaattttgctatatttttaaatattttttgaaaagattACGAACTAGAAAATCGTTTCCTGAACATATCTTGGGCGCCATCTTTTTGCATTAGAATAGGCCTACATTTTACAATATCAAAATAggccaacatattttgtttaaaatatattataaacccttgttaaattattttggagtaGCATAGTAGGCCTTCTTCACAGTTAATtcttgttcattttctgtgtgcACTGTTTCATGTTTTTAGGTTTCTattctgaataaacaaacagcgcAGTTTACATGCTTCATCCTTGTTGCATTAGTTCATTAAGATAATTCTAAACAGATTTCTGTAATTCAAACAACTCTTAATTGTAATTATGAACGTCACGGCGCactattaaaacattgtcggtAATGTGTCGGTCGGCCGGGCTCGGACACAACGTGCAGAAGCTTCGGTTATGGTTTTTGTGCCCGGTCTAAGCGCTAATACGTTGTTGACGCTGTAAAAGTttcgaatatttatttattttttatcaaacatattcaacactttttttacattagccaggggatgaaagataaaaataattaaaaaaacatggaaatgctgacatacattaatacatttagcagcatacattaatacatttcttgtttatcagattattaatagattttaggtagcctattgcttaacttctaataaaaaaatacggaacaatggtttataatcaccatatttacatttatttataataaacgttacaaacaaaagtaacacataaaTCAAATTATATTTCTTATGTAATAAGTTAtcataagagaaaaaaaactaattaaatattttccaaacaaAGTCTTAAGCAAAATATATGAATTCTAACAAAAGAGCACAAATCTAaccaatttttcttttttaataaggACAACtcaaaagaaatgaaaaaaaattctgtatgttgaccacaaaaggtacaaaacaaaaagtttcgaatatgcctatacctgcaatactgcaatattgccacaaggaaacgtgcgtacgtcaagtcggaacctgacgtggaggtaagtacttttccacgtcaaaggaaagttttataaatctgagcgtttgagtggatttgagcgtacgcactgtctaagatcaaatctgtgcgtaaaaacgctttataaatgaggcccctggaccAAATCAGTGTCAGACAGAGCTAATGTCTTTCGGTTACCTATGGGAAAAGTGATCTGGGCcagatctgtaaaatgatatacATATTGAACTGATGGCGGTTAGATGTTTAAGCTAAAACCTCTATCTGGCACGGATCTGGTTCACAATCAGAAATCGTctctaagaggctgtttacacttggtattaagatgtgttttcatcgatcggatcacaagtggacaagagacacattacgtttacacctggtatttaaatccctctcttttgtccactttcgaccgcttctgtgctgaatactatgagggggtggtctgtgagacggtgggcgagtctctctgctgtcattcaaacccgagcaggagtaattatgagtttataaggacgcaaactaatattttgttggagtccgctgcttgtttagcaagaaaacatgctgcacagagttttgtacgtgtgtatgtaagagctttctccgAATtctcagcgcaattgatgaaatatgatcgcgcaactttcacacgctttcaaaacgaaactacggagatcagccgcttagttttatcaatgaaaggctaaaaatagtactgttcaccgtatgttcacgccagaagtatgaaaagacataaaacttgtggtcagtacctcagattagataaatgggcggtcgcgtgtggctgttcgaacacattcagccacatgtgcgttccgcaactacAAAGCGATCcgactacctctggatgtggttgaaagtggacgagctcaaaacgttttgaacaccgtttacacctggcattaacgtcgtccacttgtgatccaagtgtaaacagcctttAAGATAGAAACTGAGGCAAGGGGCTTTAAACGGATCTGGGCCAAATGTAATTGCTACATAGGACCActgatgaagagccacgatcacagaagtCGCGAcaattgtttcacgatggcaatctttcgtctgggacagccaataatcgggCTTTAGTAAACAAATCCaatcttatattattttaatcactgtcttgtttaaaaatgctgttatgttttatgTAACATGTCAGCAACTGTTAGTTGTGacacagtgttacaatgaaGCCTccagtatacaatgataatgaaatgaaaaaatgtaaatactattcatcaaaatgataactgactttttttttacataattgtgcagcccaaaaaaaatcaatttctaTGCATTGCTGCATAATACAAGGAttgttagatgaaggatcatggatggatgaatgtatGTGTGAAtttctatctattataggcagatagatagatagataaacaatatccacatttagtatatagacagaatttaattaaaattatttgtgtttaaacaaatttttctagcaggtgttacaacaaaccctctgtttgttacaatgaaccccacctatggggtaacgtttgcactcctgtcacttttgCTGTAATTGTACAATAATGGGAGgacccacaaacaaactttaagtgtttatttgtagcagagatgtgtctgttgattgtgtaaaaaaattattcatctaacttaaatattttttgaatgatagagccaaagtcaaaaagcgttaggttgtgttCCACTCTCCCCTCCATAAAAACAAATGActtaaacatttgttttcttttacaaGCATATACTTACCACCATTGTCCTTCTCAATAACAATTTTCAGTCATTGATGATACTTCATACATGTTCAGCAACAATTAAATTTTACCATAAAAGGACTGCAAAtgattttgcttttgttaaagATTTATGTGCTCTCTGAAAAatgtatgctgttttttctgaggtactaatatgcactcattaggtacaaaggtgtactattTGAAAGGCTACAGCTTTTGTagctttatttctgagagtgtggaTTTGATTGAAATAAATCAGCCATTCTTTCACGTTGTCCAgtctttaaaaaattatacagAACAGAAGGAGGCAGATTTAATGTCAATCAAATAAATAACGCATATAATGCATTTAAGAGCATTCAACCTCAAACATTATAACTACTTTTACATAGCTATTTGCAAAAATAGCTTTTAATGTCTGTATAGCTTTGGACAATACCCATGCATTTTCATATCAGACACATTGTAAACACACATAACCAGAAACTAGTGAGCCTTTTTCAGGCTCCCTAGTGACGTACTTCTAATGACTTTATTATGCTAAAATCAAAATTCTTACTGACAATATTTGTATACCAAAAGTAAAATTGGCTAATTGAATCTTTTAGTCACAAAGGACTACAGATGGCCAAACCTTGTCATTTATACAGTGTGAGTATGCATAGATGGAAAAGTGCTTAACGCCACATCAGGGTCTGGGCAGACGTacacacttttgcttgtctttttggaaatataagttACTTGCTACTCTTaaagggtttaaacattgacaggtgCTTTCCGATAtgtcaatgacattaattatgcattgtttaaatgcgGAGATTTAAAACTATTTCGTGGCGCACAATTTCATAATCATTTGCAATTTATAAATTTCACATCCGTGCACGCGTTCTGTGTGCATGTCGCTTTACAATCATGTTTTAAAAGTGTGTGATGCCCATCCACCAAATAAGTCACTTTGTAAATGAGAGAGTATAAGGTTGACTGAAGCTGAAACAACACGCCAATGGCTTGTGGCAATAAAGCACATCTAAAAAAACTCAAAATGAACCCTTTATTGTGACTGTTAAAAGTTCTGTAAAGGGGAGTAGCAAACATGTCTGATGAGTATAAGCAAGTATAAGCTTGGGCCTCGTATTCTTTTGGATTTTGATCAGTCGAAATATCAGTGCACATTATTCCTAAGGGACACGTTATGAGTAATGCATCACAAGATATGTGCAGTACATCCATAAATACACTCATTTCTGATTTCATCCTCTGATGTTGACCGGGCTATAAAATGCAAGAAGAGAAAGCAAGCAATATCACAGCATATGTTCGC from Misgurnus anguillicaudatus chromosome 16, ASM2758022v2, whole genome shotgun sequence carries:
- the znf711 gene encoding zinc finger protein 711 isoform X1, with product MDQGGGILELHKDLKMPHTMIMPDFVAGMGGMAHIDGDHIVVSVPEAVLVSDVVTDEGIMLEADLEAEVVEGPDICHEDVITTEGVIMSESILGAEVAIEEALGGTVDHHELTADLIEETASDQVFVADLISPHEESHLDHDLVSGEVMVTDTETEIHSHDTVTSDGSIKEEDDDDVKSTSEDYLMISLDEVEEKLDIGDTPLKINTDMIQDDDGSKEDEFSSEVIKVYIFKADGDEDVEIGSTEVVAESDFPNGHTVLESAVSGRLPREKMVYMAVKDTSQGEDDINCSAMTDQVYMEVIVGEEEAPAIQEVQSEDTPVNKTFVPAAWAYGSGLESKNGTATPYLQITDSISTSRALKQRLKKKRRGESRQCQTAVIIGPDGQPLTVYPCHICGKKFKTRGFLKRHMKNHPDHVFKKKYQCTDCDFTTNKKVSFHNHLESHKLIIKNEKIPEYTEYTRRYHEASPLGSNKLILRDKEPKLHKCKYCEYETAEQGLLNRHLLAVHSKNFAHVCVECAKGFRHPSELKKHMRTHTGEKPFRCQHCDFRCADQSNLKTHIKSKHGTDLPFKCGQCPQAFADDRELQRHTEIFQGHKTHQCPHCDHKSTNSSDLKRHIISVHTKDFPHKCDVCEKGFHRPSELKKHAETHKGNKVHQCRHCDFKISDPFTLSRHILSVHTKDLPFKCKRCKRGFRQQNELKKHMKTHSGRKVYQCQYCEYNTTDASGFKRHVISIHTKDYPHRCDYCKKGFRRPSEKNQHIMRHHKETLM
- the znf711 gene encoding zinc finger protein 711 isoform X2; the encoded protein is MDEVEEKLDIGDTPLKINTDMIQDDDGSKEDEFSSEVIKVYIFKADGDEDVEIGSTEVVAESDFPNGHTVLESAVSGRLPREKMVYMAVKDTSQGEDDINCSAMTDQVYMEVIVGEEEAPAIQEVQSEDTPVNKTFVPAAWAYGSGLESKNGTATPYLQITDSISTSRALKQRLKKKRRGESRQCQTAVIIGPDGQPLTVYPCHICGKKFKTRGFLKRHMKNHPDHVFKKKYQCTDCDFTTNKKVSFHNHLESHKLIIKNEKIPEYTEYTRRYHEASPLGSNKLILRDKEPKLHKCKYCEYETAEQGLLNRHLLAVHSKNFAHVCVECAKGFRHPSELKKHMRTHTGEKPFRCQHCDFRCADQSNLKTHIKSKHGTDLPFKCGQCPQAFADDRELQRHTEIFQGHKTHQCPHCDHKSTNSSDLKRHIISVHTKDFPHKCDVCEKGFHRPSELKKHAETHKGNKVHQCRHCDFKISDPFTLSRHILSVHTKDLPFKCKRCKRGFRQQNELKKHMKTHSGRKVYQCQYCEYNTTDASGFKRHVISIHTKDYPHRCDYCKKGFRRPSEKNQHIMRHHKETLM